Proteins found in one Paraburkholderia caballeronis genomic segment:
- a CDS encoding Mth938-like domain-containing protein — MKLHQDAHGALNTVTGYGADYVEVNLERHTGSIIVLPESPVVEWPVAAFDALTPELFAMLLAPAPEVVVFGSGERLRFPHPRLTAALTAKRIGVEAMDFKAACRTYNILMAEGRRVAAALLIER, encoded by the coding sequence TTGAAACTACACCAGGACGCACACGGCGCGCTGAACACCGTCACCGGTTACGGCGCCGACTACGTCGAAGTCAATCTCGAACGCCATACCGGCAGCATCATCGTGCTGCCGGAGTCGCCGGTCGTCGAATGGCCGGTCGCCGCGTTCGACGCGCTCACCCCCGAGCTTTTCGCGATGCTGCTCGCGCCGGCCCCCGAGGTCGTCGTGTTCGGCAGCGGCGAGCGGCTGCGCTTCCCGCATCCGCGGCTCACCGCGGCGCTCACCGCGAAACGCATCGGCGTCGAGGCGATGGACTTCAAGGCCGCCTGCCGCACTTACAACATCCTGATGGCCGAAGGGCGCAGGGTCGCGGCGGCGCTGCTGATCGAGCGCTGA
- a CDS encoding glycosyltransferase family 39 protein — MNDTPSRLPLNRTALLLLVAALAVIWFVPLGWRHLLPSDEGRYAEMAREMLASGDWITPRYNDYKYFEKPPLQTWANALTFMAFGLGEWQARLYTALTGFAGILLVGFTGARVFNAATGFFAALALACAPYWNLMGHFNTLDMGLSFWMELSLCALLLAQRPGLPSRGVRGWMWVCWAAMALSVLSKGLVGLILPGAVLVLYTLAARDWALWKRLYLVSGLIVFFAIVTPWFVLVQQRNPEFFNFFFVVQQFRRYLTPEQNRPGALYYFVPVLIVGFLPWLSVAFQSFRHALRMPRQPNGFAPVTLLVVWSAFIFVFFSASHSKLISYTLPIAPALALVIGAYLPLMTRAQWQRLLSGYAVFLVVAAFGALFLGRLGDARNPNALYREFQLWVYAALAAGFVLTLVALWLNRRSRDPQTARTGPAIAFGAGWLLLATIAGTGHDVFGTVSSGAPLAPAVRSAIAALPPGTPFYSVGVLDHTIPFYVRHSMIMVQTTDELAFGISQEPQKWVPTIDEWKQRWVASHYALALLPAQRYEQLAADGLPMQVVARDARRVIVERSRP, encoded by the coding sequence ATGAACGATACGCCTTCGAGGCTGCCGCTCAACCGCACCGCATTGCTGCTGCTCGTGGCGGCGCTCGCCGTGATCTGGTTCGTGCCGCTCGGCTGGCGCCACCTGCTGCCGAGCGACGAAGGCCGGTACGCGGAGATGGCGCGCGAGATGCTGGCGTCCGGCGACTGGATCACGCCGCGCTACAACGACTACAAGTATTTCGAGAAACCGCCGCTGCAAACGTGGGCGAACGCGCTGACATTCATGGCGTTCGGCCTCGGCGAATGGCAGGCGCGCCTGTACACCGCGCTGACCGGCTTCGCCGGCATCCTGCTGGTCGGTTTCACCGGCGCGCGGGTGTTCAACGCGGCGACCGGCTTCTTCGCTGCGCTCGCGCTCGCGTGCGCGCCGTACTGGAACCTGATGGGCCACTTCAACACGCTCGACATGGGCCTGTCGTTCTGGATGGAGCTGTCGCTGTGCGCGCTGCTGCTCGCGCAGCGGCCCGGGCTGCCGTCGCGCGGCGTGCGTGGGTGGATGTGGGTGTGCTGGGCCGCGATGGCGCTGTCGGTGCTGTCCAAGGGCCTCGTCGGGCTGATCCTGCCGGGCGCGGTGCTCGTGCTGTACACGCTCGCCGCGCGCGACTGGGCGCTGTGGAAGCGGCTCTATCTCGTGAGCGGGCTGATCGTGTTCTTCGCGATCGTCACGCCGTGGTTCGTGCTGGTCCAGCAGCGCAATCCCGAGTTCTTCAACTTCTTTTTCGTCGTCCAGCAGTTCCGCCGTTATCTGACGCCGGAGCAGAACCGCCCCGGCGCGTTGTACTACTTCGTGCCGGTGCTGATCGTCGGGTTCCTGCCGTGGCTGTCCGTTGCGTTCCAGAGCTTCCGGCACGCGCTGCGGATGCCGCGCCAGCCGAACGGCTTCGCGCCGGTCACGCTGCTCGTCGTCTGGAGCGCGTTCATCTTCGTGTTCTTCAGCGCGTCGCATTCGAAGCTGATCTCGTACACGCTGCCGATCGCGCCGGCGCTCGCGCTGGTGATCGGCGCGTATCTGCCGCTGATGACGCGCGCGCAGTGGCAGCGGCTTCTGAGCGGCTACGCGGTGTTCCTCGTCGTCGCCGCGTTCGGCGCGCTGTTCCTCGGCCGGCTCGGCGACGCGCGCAACCCGAACGCGCTGTATCGCGAATTCCAGTTGTGGGTCTATGCGGCGCTCGCAGCCGGTTTCGTGCTCACGCTCGTCGCGCTGTGGCTGAACCGCCGCAGCCGCGACCCGCAGACGGCGCGCACCGGACCGGCGATCGCGTTCGGCGCCGGCTGGCTGCTGCTCGCGACGATCGCCGGCACCGGGCACGACGTATTCGGCACGGTCAGTTCCGGCGCGCCGCTCGCGCCGGCCGTGCGCTCGGCGATCGCCGCGCTGCCGCCCGGCACGCCGTTCTACTCGGTCGGCGTGCTCGACCATACGATCCCGTTCTACGTGCGCCACTCGATGATCATGGTGCAGACGACCGACGAACTCGCGTTCGGCATCTCGCAGGAGCCGCAAAAATGGGTTCCGACCATCGACGAGTGGAAACAGCGCTGGGTCGCGTCGCACTATGCGCTCGCGCTGCTGCCGGCCCAGCGCTACGAACAACTGGCCGCCGACGGCCTGCCGATGCAGGTCGTCGCGCGCGACGCGCGGCGCGTGATCGTCGAGCGATCGCGCCCGTGA
- a CDS encoding SMR family transporter — protein MNPVSLICILAGVALNACAQLLLKAGVNAVGHFEFTRANILPVGLKLATQLPIIGGLACYVVSVVVWIVGLSRVDVSIAYPMLSLGYVVNAFAAWYLFGEVLSMQRLVGIGIILVGVFVLARS, from the coding sequence ATGAATCCCGTTTCCCTGATCTGCATCCTCGCCGGCGTCGCGCTGAACGCGTGCGCGCAACTGTTGCTGAAGGCCGGCGTCAACGCCGTTGGACACTTCGAATTCACCCGTGCGAACATCCTGCCAGTCGGCCTGAAGCTCGCGACGCAACTGCCGATCATCGGCGGGCTCGCGTGCTACGTGGTCAGCGTGGTCGTCTGGATCGTCGGGCTGTCGCGCGTCGACGTGTCGATCGCGTACCCGATGCTGTCGCTCGGCTACGTGGTCAACGCGTTCGCCGCGTGGTATCTGTTCGGCGAAGTGCTGAGCATGCAGCGGCTCGTCGGCATCGGCATCATTCTCGTCGGCGTGTTCGTGCTCGCGCGCAGCTAG
- a CDS encoding DegT/DnrJ/EryC1/StrS family aminotransferase: MTQPSVPFLPFVRPEIDEETIQGVVDVLRSGWITTGPQNQAFEAALSGFCGGRPVRTFNSGTATLEIGLRIAGVGPGDEVITTPASWVATSNVVYEVGATPVFVDIDPRTRNIDLDRIEAAITPRTKAIIPVYLAGLPVDMDRLYEIARAHRLRVIEDAAQAFGSTWNGERIGKLGDLVSFSFHANKNLTSIEGGALVLNDEAEAVLAQKYRLQGITRTGFDGMDCDVLGGKYNLTDVAARVGLGQLKHLERFTARRRELARAYFAGFADGAAVGLGVGLPVADFANSNWHMFQITLPLEKLDIDRAGFMAELKERGIGSGVHYPAIHLFTLYRQRGFGPGMFPHAERFGATTVTLPLFTQMTGDDVARVCGAVNEICERHGR; encoded by the coding sequence ATGACCCAGCCCTCCGTCCCGTTCCTGCCGTTCGTGCGCCCCGAAATCGACGAGGAAACCATCCAGGGCGTCGTCGACGTGCTGCGCTCCGGCTGGATCACCACCGGCCCGCAGAACCAGGCGTTCGAGGCCGCGCTGTCCGGATTCTGCGGCGGCCGCCCGGTGCGCACGTTCAATTCCGGCACCGCGACGCTCGAAATCGGGCTGCGGATCGCCGGTGTCGGTCCGGGCGACGAGGTCATCACGACGCCCGCGTCGTGGGTCGCGACCAGCAACGTGGTCTACGAGGTCGGCGCGACGCCGGTGTTCGTCGACATCGACCCGCGCACGCGCAACATCGACCTCGACCGGATCGAAGCCGCGATCACGCCGCGCACGAAGGCGATCATCCCGGTCTATCTGGCGGGCCTGCCGGTCGACATGGACCGGCTGTACGAGATCGCGCGCGCGCACCGGCTGCGCGTGATCGAGGACGCCGCGCAGGCGTTCGGCTCGACGTGGAACGGCGAGCGGATCGGCAAGCTCGGCGACCTGGTGTCGTTCAGCTTCCACGCGAACAAGAACCTGACGTCGATCGAGGGCGGCGCGCTGGTGCTCAACGACGAGGCGGAGGCGGTGCTCGCGCAGAAATACCGGCTGCAGGGGATCACGCGCACCGGCTTCGACGGGATGGACTGCGACGTGCTCGGCGGCAAGTACAATCTCACCGACGTGGCCGCGCGCGTCGGCCTCGGGCAACTGAAGCACCTCGAACGGTTCACCGCGCGGCGCCGCGAACTGGCGCGCGCGTACTTCGCGGGTTTCGCGGACGGCGCGGCGGTCGGGCTCGGCGTCGGCCTGCCGGTCGCGGATTTCGCGAACAGCAACTGGCACATGTTCCAGATCACGCTGCCGCTGGAAAAACTGGATATCGACCGCGCGGGCTTCATGGCGGAACTGAAGGAACGCGGGATCGGCTCGGGCGTGCATTACCCGGCGATTCACCTGTTCACGCTGTACCGCCAGCGCGGGTTCGGGCCGGGCATGTTCCCGCACGCGGAGCGCTTCGGCGCGACGACGGTCACGCTGCCGCTCTTCACGCAGATGACCGGCGACGACGTCGCGCGGGTGTGCGGCGCGGTGAACGAAATCTGCGAACGGCACGGCCGGTAA
- a CDS encoding glycosyltransferase encodes MTQTEHRTLTPDTPEVSVIIPVYNEEAGLTALFTRLYPALDALGTSYEVIFINDGSRDRSPAMLAEQFRKRPDATRVILLNGNYGQHMAILAGFEQSRGQIVITLDADLQNPPEEIGKLVAKMREGYDYVGTIRMQRQDSLWRRKASLMMNRLRERITRIKMTDQGCMLRAYNRQIIDTINRCGEINTFIPALAYTFAQNPVEIDVAHEERFAGESKYSLYSLIRLNFDLVTGFSVVPLQWLSFIGVILSLGSAGLFVLLLIRRFIIGAEVQGVFTLFAITFFLLGVIIFALGLLGEYIGRIYQQVRARPRYLVQTILEERNGQPVAAAPDQQVVQPSIAQQGAQR; translated from the coding sequence ATGACTCAAACGGAACACCGCACCCTGACACCGGACACGCCGGAAGTCTCGGTCATCATCCCGGTCTACAACGAGGAGGCCGGGCTGACCGCGCTGTTCACGCGCCTTTACCCGGCGCTCGACGCGCTCGGCACGTCGTACGAGGTGATCTTCATCAACGACGGCAGCCGCGACCGCTCGCCCGCGATGCTCGCCGAGCAGTTCCGCAAGCGCCCGGACGCGACCCGCGTGATCCTGCTGAACGGCAACTACGGCCAGCACATGGCGATCCTCGCGGGCTTCGAGCAGTCGCGCGGGCAGATCGTCATCACGCTGGACGCGGACCTGCAGAATCCGCCCGAGGAAATCGGCAAGCTGGTCGCGAAGATGCGCGAAGGCTACGACTACGTCGGCACGATCCGGATGCAGCGTCAGGACAGCCTGTGGCGGCGCAAGGCGTCGCTGATGATGAACCGGCTGCGCGAACGCATCACGCGGATCAAGATGACCGACCAGGGCTGCATGCTGCGCGCGTACAACCGCCAGATCATCGACACGATCAACCGCTGCGGCGAGATCAACACTTTCATCCCGGCGCTCGCGTACACGTTCGCGCAGAACCCGGTCGAGATCGACGTCGCGCACGAAGAACGCTTCGCCGGCGAATCGAAGTATTCGCTGTACAGCCTGATCCGGCTGAACTTCGACCTCGTGACCGGCTTCTCGGTCGTGCCGCTGCAATGGCTGTCGTTCATCGGCGTGATCCTGTCGCTCGGCTCGGCCGGTCTCTTCGTGCTGCTGCTGATCCGCCGCTTCATCATCGGCGCGGAAGTGCAAGGCGTGTTCACGCTGTTCGCGATCACGTTCTTCCTGCTCGGCGTGATCATCTTCGCGCTCGGCCTGCTCGGCGAATACATCGGGCGCATCTACCAGCAGGTGCGCGCGCGGCCGCGCTACCTCGTGCAGACGATCCTCGAAGAGCGCAACGGCCAGCCGGTCGCCGCGGCGCCGGACCAGCAGGTCGTGCAGCCGTCGATCGCGCAGCAGGGAGCCCAGCGATGA
- a CDS encoding formyltransferase: MKPRAVVFAYHNVGVRCLQVLLARGVDVALVVTHEDSATENIWFGSVKAVAGEHGIPVVTPADPQSAGLRAAVSAARPDFIFSFYYRHMLPTGLLALAARGAYNMHGSLLPKYRGRVPTNWAVLHGETETGATLHEMAAKPDAGAIVAQTPVPILPDDTAAQVFDKVTVAAEQTLWRVLPALLAGDAPHLPNDLSQGSYFGGRKPEDGRIDWSRSAQQVYNLIRAVAPPYPGAFTDIGGERFVIARARLARPGSAPAHLPAGISVSDNAFFAVCGDGRAIAIHELWHQRDGADTVITPAAFSELVQSVSRP; the protein is encoded by the coding sequence ATGAAACCGCGCGCAGTCGTGTTCGCGTATCACAACGTCGGCGTGCGCTGCCTGCAGGTGCTGCTCGCGCGCGGCGTCGACGTGGCGCTCGTCGTCACGCACGAGGACAGCGCGACCGAGAACATCTGGTTCGGCAGCGTGAAGGCGGTCGCCGGGGAACACGGGATTCCGGTCGTCACGCCGGCCGATCCGCAGAGCGCCGGGTTGCGCGCGGCAGTCAGCGCCGCGCGGCCGGACTTCATTTTCTCGTTCTACTACCGGCACATGCTGCCGACCGGCCTGCTCGCGCTCGCCGCGCGCGGCGCGTACAACATGCACGGCTCGCTGCTGCCGAAGTATCGCGGCCGCGTGCCGACGAACTGGGCGGTGCTGCACGGCGAAACCGAGACCGGCGCGACGCTGCACGAGATGGCCGCGAAGCCGGACGCCGGCGCGATCGTCGCGCAGACGCCGGTGCCGATCCTGCCGGACGACACCGCCGCGCAGGTGTTCGACAAGGTGACGGTCGCCGCCGAGCAGACGCTGTGGCGCGTCTTGCCGGCGCTGCTCGCGGGCGACGCGCCGCATCTGCCGAACGACCTGTCGCAAGGCAGCTATTTCGGCGGCCGCAAGCCGGAAGACGGCCGCATCGACTGGAGCCGGTCCGCCCAGCAGGTGTACAACCTGATCCGCGCGGTCGCGCCGCCGTATCCGGGCGCGTTCACCGACATCGGCGGCGAGCGTTTCGTGATCGCCCGCGCGCGGCTCGCGCGTCCGGGCTCCGCGCCCGCCCATTTGCCCGCCGGTATAAGCGTAAGCGATAATGCCTTTTTCGCCGTCTGCGGCGACGGCCGCGCGATCGCGATCCACGAACTGTGGCACCAGCGCGACGGCGCCGACACCGTCATCACGCCCGCCGCGTTCTCCGAACTCGTTCAATCAGTCTCCCGTCCATGA
- a CDS encoding bifunctional UDP-4-keto-pentose/UDP-xylose synthase — protein MNKKVLILGVNGFIGHHLSKRILETTDWEVFGMDMQTDRLGDLVKHERMHFFEGDITINKEWVEYHVKKCDVILPLVAIATPATYVKQPLRVFELDFEANLPIVRSAVKYRKHLVFPSTSEVYGMCEDEQFDPDASALTYGPINKPRWIYACSKQLMDRVIWGYGMEGLNFTLFRPFNWIGPGLDSIYTPKEGSSRVVTQFLGHIVRGENISLVDGGAQKRAFTDIDDGIDALMKIIDNKDGVATGKIYNIGNPTNNFSVRELAHKMLTLAAEYPEYADLAKRVQLVETSSGAYYGAGYQDVQNRVPKIENTMAELGWAPQSTFDDALRKIFEAYRGHVAEARALVEQQ, from the coding sequence ATGAACAAAAAAGTCCTGATCCTGGGTGTGAACGGCTTCATCGGCCATCACCTGTCCAAGCGCATTCTCGAAACCACCGACTGGGAAGTGTTCGGGATGGACATGCAGACCGATCGCCTCGGCGATCTCGTCAAGCATGAGCGGATGCACTTCTTCGAAGGCGACATCACGATCAACAAGGAGTGGGTCGAGTATCACGTGAAGAAGTGCGACGTGATCCTGCCGCTGGTCGCGATCGCGACGCCCGCCACTTACGTGAAGCAGCCGCTGCGCGTGTTCGAACTCGACTTCGAGGCGAATCTGCCGATCGTGCGTTCGGCGGTCAAGTACCGCAAGCATCTGGTGTTTCCGTCGACGTCCGAAGTGTACGGAATGTGCGAGGACGAGCAGTTCGACCCGGACGCGTCCGCCCTCACCTACGGCCCGATCAACAAGCCGCGCTGGATCTACGCGTGCTCGAAGCAGTTGATGGACCGCGTGATCTGGGGCTACGGGATGGAAGGCCTGAACTTCACGCTGTTCCGTCCGTTCAACTGGATCGGCCCGGGCCTCGACTCGATCTACACGCCGAAGGAAGGGTCGTCGCGGGTGGTCACGCAATTCCTCGGCCATATCGTGCGCGGCGAGAACATCAGCCTCGTGGACGGCGGCGCGCAGAAGCGCGCGTTCACCGACATCGACGACGGCATCGACGCGCTGATGAAGATCATCGACAACAAGGACGGCGTCGCGACCGGCAAGATCTACAACATCGGCAACCCGACCAACAACTTCTCGGTGCGCGAACTCGCGCACAAGATGCTCACGCTCGCGGCCGAGTACCCGGAATACGCGGATCTCGCGAAACGCGTGCAGCTGGTCGAGACGTCGTCGGGCGCGTATTACGGCGCCGGCTACCAGGACGTGCAGAACCGCGTGCCGAAGATCGAGAACACGATGGCCGAACTCGGCTGGGCGCCGCAATCGACGTTCGACGACGCGCTGCGCAAGATCTTCGAGGCGTACCGCGGCCATGTCGCCGAGGCTCGCGCGCTCGTCGAGCAGCAGTAA
- a CDS encoding polysaccharide deacetylase family protein — protein sequence MARIVLKIDVDTLRGTREGVPNLARIFDRYRARATFLFSLGPDHTGWAMRRVLRPGFLKKVSRTSVVEHYGVKQLMYGVLLPGPDVGVRAAADMRAIHEAGFECGIHTWDHVYWQDNVRQRGRDWTVAQMQKSHERFVDVFGAPPVTHGAAGWQMNDAAFEQIDAWGMRYASDGRGHSPYRPVVGGRTLSHVQMPTTLPTLDEVLGVDGIDTGNVAAWLLKRTDNNPHDQVFTLHAELEGQKLAPVFEQLLAGWRAQGHTFATMGDYHATLDPASLPSYPVTWGEIAGRSGQLIVQPD from the coding sequence TTGGCCCGCATCGTCCTGAAGATCGACGTCGATACGCTGCGCGGCACGCGTGAAGGCGTGCCGAATCTCGCGCGCATTTTCGACCGTTACCGCGCGCGCGCAACCTTCCTGTTCAGCCTCGGCCCGGACCACACCGGCTGGGCGATGCGCCGCGTGCTGCGGCCGGGATTCCTGAAGAAGGTGTCGCGCACGTCGGTCGTCGAGCACTACGGCGTGAAGCAGTTGATGTACGGCGTGCTGCTGCCCGGCCCCGACGTCGGCGTGCGCGCGGCGGCCGACATGCGCGCGATCCACGAAGCCGGTTTCGAATGCGGGATCCACACGTGGGATCACGTGTACTGGCAAGACAACGTGCGCCAGCGCGGCCGCGACTGGACCGTCGCGCAGATGCAGAAGAGCCACGAGCGGTTCGTCGACGTGTTCGGCGCGCCGCCGGTCACGCACGGCGCGGCCGGCTGGCAGATGAACGACGCGGCGTTCGAACAGATCGACGCATGGGGAATGCGCTACGCGTCCGACGGCCGTGGACATTCGCCGTACCGTCCGGTGGTCGGCGGCCGCACGCTGTCGCACGTGCAGATGCCGACCACGCTGCCGACGCTCGACGAAGTCCTCGGCGTCGACGGCATCGACACCGGCAACGTCGCCGCGTGGCTGCTGAAGCGCACCGACAACAATCCGCACGACCAGGTGTTCACGCTGCACGCCGAACTCGAAGGCCAGAAACTCGCGCCGGTGTTCGAGCAACTGCTCGCCGGCTGGCGCGCGCAGGGCCACACGTTTGCCACGATGGGCGACTACCATGCGACGCTGGACCCCGCATCGCTGCCATCGTACCCTGTCACATGGGGCGAGATCGCGGGCCGCTCCGGCCAGTTGATCGTCCAGCCCGACTGA
- a CDS encoding peroxiredoxin, whose product MPIAVDQPVPDFTAPATGGDFTLSSLRGSKVVLYFYPKDNTPGCTTEGLQFRDLYPKFKKAGAEIVGLSRDSVRSHDNFKAKLELPFTLVSDSDEAVCTLFDVIKMKKMYGKQVRGIERSTFVIDADGVLRREWRGVKVPGHVDEILEAVQAL is encoded by the coding sequence GTGCCCATCGCAGTCGATCAACCCGTTCCAGACTTCACCGCGCCGGCGACCGGCGGCGACTTCACGCTGTCCAGTCTGCGGGGCAGCAAGGTCGTGCTGTATTTCTATCCGAAGGACAACACGCCGGGCTGCACGACCGAAGGGCTGCAGTTCCGCGACCTCTACCCGAAGTTCAAAAAGGCCGGCGCGGAGATCGTCGGCCTGTCGCGCGACAGCGTGCGCTCGCACGACAACTTCAAGGCGAAGCTCGAACTGCCGTTTACGCTGGTATCGGACTCCGACGAAGCGGTCTGCACGCTGTTCGACGTCATCAAGATGAAGAAAATGTATGGCAAGCAGGTGCGCGGAATCGAGCGTTCGACGTTCGTCATCGACGCCGACGGCGTGCTTCGCCGCGAGTGGCGCGGCGTGAAGGTGCCAGGCCATGTCGATGAAATTCTGGAGGCTGTACAAGCGCTGTGA
- a CDS encoding PhoH family protein, producing MPLPTPPSKLGNLLPPDEYKARARTPRSSRKTASEGDAAALPEYGPANVAEPMTQAANAATTLRTVPLPTASAELAALEPVAPAPSRRRKSQQTAALLQPLAPAAPAADTPAPVARDTKAPATKPPATPASTATRGNTKKRIHPEDSTEVRKLFVLDTNVLMHDPTCLFRFEEHDVYLPMMTLEELDNHKKGMSEVARNARQVSRTLDQLVANAGPISEGISLARLGSREALGRLYFQTTLTHIDPVEGLPEGKADNQILGVVRSLQRDRTDRLVVLVSKDINMRIKAHALGLPAEDYFNDQVLEDKDLLYSGIRALPQDFWTKHAKGMESWQDTKTGTTYYRVTGPLCGSMLVNEFVYLEPQNGEPAFHAIVRELNGKTALLQTLRDYGHHKNNVWGITARNREQNFALNLLMNPDIDFVTLLGQAGTGKTLVALAAGLAQVLDDKRYNEIIVTRATVPVGEDIGFLPGTEEEKMQPWMGAFDDNLEVLQKTDDAAGEWGRAATQELIRSRLKVKSMNFMRGRTFVDKYLIIDEAQNLTPKQMKTLVTRAGPGTKIVCLGNIAQIDTPYLTEGSSGLTYVVDRFKGWAHSGHVTLARGERSRLADYASDIL from the coding sequence ATGCCTTTGCCTACCCCCCCCAGCAAGCTCGGCAACCTGCTGCCGCCGGACGAATACAAGGCTCGCGCGCGCACGCCGCGCAGCAGCCGGAAAACGGCGAGCGAAGGCGATGCCGCTGCGCTGCCCGAATACGGTCCGGCGAACGTCGCCGAGCCGATGACGCAGGCCGCGAACGCGGCCACCACGCTGCGCACCGTGCCGCTGCCAACCGCGAGCGCGGAACTGGCCGCGCTCGAACCGGTTGCGCCGGCGCCCTCGCGACGCCGCAAGTCGCAGCAGACCGCCGCGCTGCTGCAACCGCTCGCGCCCGCAGCACCGGCAGCCGACACGCCGGCGCCGGTCGCGCGCGACACGAAAGCGCCGGCGACGAAACCGCCGGCCACGCCTGCTTCGACCGCCACGCGCGGCAACACCAAAAAACGCATCCATCCGGAAGACTCGACCGAGGTCCGCAAGCTGTTCGTGCTCGACACGAACGTGCTGATGCACGACCCGACCTGCCTGTTCCGTTTCGAGGAACACGACGTCTATCTGCCGATGATGACGCTCGAAGAACTCGACAACCACAAGAAGGGCATGTCGGAAGTCGCGCGCAACGCACGGCAGGTAAGCCGCACGCTCGACCAGCTGGTCGCGAACGCGGGGCCGATCTCCGAAGGCATTTCGCTCGCGCGCCTCGGCAGCCGCGAGGCGCTCGGCCGCCTGTACTTCCAGACGACGCTCACGCACATCGATCCGGTCGAAGGGCTGCCCGAAGGCAAGGCCGACAACCAGATCCTCGGCGTCGTCCGCTCGCTGCAACGCGACCGCACCGACCGCCTCGTCGTGCTGGTGTCGAAAGACATCAACATGCGGATCAAGGCGCATGCGCTCGGCCTGCCCGCGGAAGACTACTTCAACGACCAGGTCCTCGAAGACAAGGACCTGCTCTATTCCGGCATCCGCGCGCTGCCGCAGGACTTCTGGACGAAGCACGCGAAGGGAATGGAGAGCTGGCAGGACACGAAAACCGGCACCACGTATTACCGCGTGACGGGTCCGCTGTGCGGGTCGATGCTGGTCAACGAGTTCGTCTATCTCGAACCGCAGAACGGCGAGCCGGCGTTCCATGCGATCGTGCGCGAACTGAACGGCAAGACCGCGCTGCTGCAGACGCTGCGCGACTACGGCCATCACAAGAACAACGTGTGGGGCATCACCGCGCGCAACCGCGAGCAGAACTTCGCGCTGAACCTGCTGATGAACCCGGACATCGACTTCGTCACGCTGCTCGGCCAGGCCGGCACCGGCAAGACGCTCGTCGCGCTCGCCGCGGGTCTCGCGCAGGTGCTCGACGACAAACGCTACAACGAGATCATCGTCACGCGCGCGACGGTGCCGGTCGGCGAGGACATCGGCTTCCTGCCGGGCACCGAAGAGGAAAAGATGCAGCCGTGGATGGGCGCGTTCGACGACAACCTCGAAGTGCTGCAAAAGACCGACGACGCGGCCGGCGAATGGGGCCGCGCGGCGACGCAGGAGCTGATCCGCTCGCGGCTGAAGGTGAAGAGCATGAACTTCATGCGCGGCCGCACGTTCGTCGACAAGTATCTGATCATCGACGAGGCGCAGAACCTGACGCCGAAACAGATGAAGACGCTCGTCACGCGCGCGGGTCCGGGCACGAAGATCGTCTGCCTCGGCAACATCGCGCAGATCGACACGCCGTATCTGACCGAAGGCAGTTCGGGCCTCACGTACGTGGTGGACCGCTTCAAGGGCTGGGCGCACAGCGGCCACGTGACGCTCGCGCGCGGCGAACGCTCGCGGCTCGCGGACTACGCGTCCGACATCCTGTAA